A section of the Penaeus chinensis breed Huanghai No. 1 chromosome 17, ASM1920278v2, whole genome shotgun sequence genome encodes:
- the LOC125034192 gene encoding programmed cell death protein 10-like: MTMGDHAQNAPVASLVFPVLIRPILAQVERENVTSGQTLRAALSKVEAAHPGFTYELVMGLVRKADLTVNMNESILRLQGSVNESESGDYRVTRTEDAFQELNKKSANLKRILSRIPDEITDRKTFLETIKEIASAIKKLLDAVSEVSQYIPGTQGKQSLEHRKRDFVKHSKKFSNTLKEYFKEGQANAVFVSATYLIHQTNLIMLTVKDKCE, from the exons ATGACCATGGGAGACCACGCCCAGAACGCGCCCGTGGCTTCGCTCGTGTTTCCGGTGTTAATTCGACCGATTTTGGCGCAG GTCGAACGAGAGAATGTAACCTCTGGCCAGACCCTGCGGGCTGCCCTCAGCAAGGTAGAGGCAGCACACCCAGGCTTCACCTACGAGCTGGTGATGGGGTTGGTACGCAAGGCTGACCTCACCGTAAACATGAATGAGTCTATCCTCCGTCTGCAGGGCTCAGTGAATGAGTCAGAGT CTGGTGACTACAGGGTGACCAGAACGGAGGACGCCTTCCAGGAGCTGAACAAGAAGTCGGCCAACCTCAAGCGCATTCTGTCCCGCATTCCAGATGAGATCACGGACAGAAAGACCTTCCTGGAGACAATCAA GGAGATTGCCAGCGCCATCAAAAAGCTCCTGGATGCTGTCTCTGAGGTTTCACAGTACATCCCCGGCACACAAGGGAAGCAGTCGCTGGAGCATCGCAAGCGCGACTTTGTCAAACACAGCAAGAAGTTCAGCAACACCTTAAAGGAGTACTTCAAGGAGGGACA AGCCAACGCAGTGTTCGTGAGTGCCACTTACCTGATTCATCAAACCAACCTAATAATGCTCACCGTCAAGGACAAGTGTGAGTGA